From the genome of Coleofasciculus sp. FACHB-T130, one region includes:
- a CDS encoding DUF3611 family protein, whose translation MREQFDSSPVPSALQRIAGSFRIAGWAGFWVQLVLAVVSSIIFLFAIPAAQPRASGAAAASPGTGGSIFFAVCGLLVLYFSVYQAWRYTRLGIQLKDPNPNLRPKKADTIKVLRFGLLVSLGGLLLAVLGAEAITGTLLAKSLAQAQGGVAIYDPQFINRLIQPLDIFVVLANTHTITAHFAGIVVSLWLYSRINRQ comes from the coding sequence ATGCGAGAACAGTTCGATTCATCTCCCGTTCCTTCAGCTCTACAGCGAATCGCTGGCTCTTTTCGGATCGCTGGCTGGGCTGGCTTCTGGGTTCAGTTAGTCCTAGCCGTTGTTTCGAGCATAATTTTCTTGTTTGCCATCCCCGCCGCCCAGCCGCGTGCCAGTGGCGCTGCCGCTGCTAGCCCAGGGACGGGTGGCAGTATCTTTTTTGCAGTTTGCGGTCTTTTAGTGCTGTATTTCAGTGTTTATCAAGCTTGGCGTTACACCCGTTTGGGCATACAGCTAAAAGATCCTAATCCCAACCTCCGCCCGAAAAAGGCAGATACGATTAAAGTTTTAAGGTTTGGATTACTCGTTAGTTTAGGGGGATTATTATTAGCAGTTCTGGGCGCAGAAGCGATTACCGGCACTCTGCTGGCAAAGTCGCTGGCTCAGGCTCAAGGTGGGGTAGCCATCTACGATCCCCAATTTATTAATCGGTTGATTCAACCTTTAGATATTTTTGTGGTGCTGGCGAATACACATACAATTACCGCTCATTTTGCCGGGATTGTTGTTTCCTTGTGGTTGTATAGTCGCATCAACCGACAGTAA
- a CDS encoding AarF/UbiB family protein: MSAYPNDSKLKRYAASTPSAQRAADKARKDKAYRWNRERYSHQRRFVDIWGFVLTLLFKLWRYNKSWSYPGGVTEEKQAHRRRAQAIWIRETFLDLGPTFIKVGQLFSTRADLFPVEYVEELSKLQDKVPAFSYEQAEVLIEKDFSKKVSQLYRTFDPIPLAAASLGQVHKATLHSGEEVVVKVQRPGLRQLFTVDLQILRGIARFFQNHPDWGRGRDWLGIYEECSRILWEEIDYLNEGSNADTFRRNFRAYDWVKVPRVYWRYTSPRVVTLEYIPGIKISHYEALEAAGLDRKELAHLGAKAYLQQLLNDGFFHADPHPGNIAVSPEGALIFYDFGMMGRIKSNIREQLMETLFGIAQKDGDRVMHSLVEMGALAAVDDMGPVRRSIQYMLDHFMDKPFENQSVSQISEDLYEIAYDQPFRFPATFTFVMRAFSTLEGVGKGLDPEFNFMEVAKPFAMQLMADSNGSNSSSSFLNELGRQAAQVSSTALSLPRRIEDTIEKLEQGDLRIRVRSIESDRILRRMSSIQLGTNYTLLISAFTLSATILFVQGYVALAVVVALGASALAFVLIRLLMRLDRFDRMF; encoded by the coding sequence GTGTCAGCCTATCCTAATGACTCTAAACTGAAGCGATACGCGGCTAGCACGCCGAGTGCCCAGCGTGCCGCTGATAAAGCCCGTAAGGATAAGGCTTATCGGTGGAACCGCGAACGTTACTCCCATCAACGGCGCTTCGTAGATATTTGGGGGTTTGTTTTAACCTTATTGTTTAAGCTCTGGCGCTACAACAAATCTTGGAGCTATCCGGGCGGAGTTACAGAGGAAAAACAAGCCCACAGACGCAGAGCACAAGCGATTTGGATTCGAGAGACGTTCTTAGACCTAGGGCCGACTTTTATTAAAGTTGGGCAGCTGTTCTCCACCCGTGCCGATTTATTCCCTGTGGAGTATGTGGAGGAACTTTCTAAGCTGCAAGACAAAGTGCCTGCTTTTAGCTACGAACAAGCTGAGGTGTTGATTGAGAAGGACTTCAGCAAGAAAGTTTCGCAGCTTTACCGCACTTTTGACCCGATTCCCCTGGCGGCTGCTAGCTTGGGACAGGTACATAAAGCAACTCTCCACAGCGGCGAAGAAGTCGTGGTCAAGGTACAACGACCCGGACTGCGGCAGCTGTTTACGGTTGATTTGCAAATTCTTAGAGGAATTGCCCGTTTCTTTCAAAACCATCCCGACTGGGGTCGGGGTCGTGACTGGCTGGGAATCTATGAGGAGTGCAGCCGAATTCTTTGGGAAGAAATTGATTACCTGAATGAAGGCAGCAATGCCGATACGTTTCGCCGCAACTTCCGCGCCTATGATTGGGTAAAAGTGCCGCGTGTCTACTGGCGATATACGTCGCCACGGGTTGTCACTCTTGAGTACATTCCGGGCATCAAAATTAGTCACTATGAAGCGCTAGAAGCAGCAGGGCTAGATCGAAAGGAACTGGCTCATCTGGGTGCTAAAGCTTACCTGCAACAATTGCTCAACGATGGCTTCTTCCACGCCGACCCGCATCCTGGCAATATCGCAGTCAGTCCCGAAGGTGCCCTAATTTTCTATGATTTCGGCATGATGGGGCGGATTAAGTCCAACATTCGCGAGCAACTAATGGAAACGCTGTTTGGCATTGCCCAAAAAGATGGCGACCGAGTGATGCATTCGCTCGTCGAAATGGGAGCGCTGGCAGCGGTTGATGATATGGGACCCGTACGGCGATCGATTCAGTATATGCTGGATCACTTTATGGACAAGCCGTTTGAAAACCAATCGGTGAGTCAGATTAGTGAAGACCTTTATGAAATTGCTTACGACCAACCTTTTCGGTTTCCGGCGACTTTTACCTTTGTGATGCGAGCCTTCTCAACTTTAGAAGGGGTTGGAAAAGGCTTAGACCCGGAATTTAACTTTATGGAGGTTGCAAAACCCTTTGCAATGCAGCTTATGGCAGATAGTAATGGCAGTAATAGTAGTAGTAGCTTCTTGAATGAATTAGGACGGCAAGCGGCTCAAGTTAGCAGTACGGCTTTGAGTTTGCCCAGGCGGATTGAGGATACGATTGAGAAATTAGAGCAGGGCGACCTGCGAATTCGAGTGCGCTCTATTGAGAGCGATCGCATTCTCCGGCGGATGAGTAGCATTCAGTTGGGAACTAACTATACTCTGCTCATCAGTGCTTTCACCCTATCAGCCACTATCCTCTTTGTTCAGGGTTATGTTGCGCTGGCAGTCGTGGTTGCTCTGGGGGCATCTGCCCTAGCTTTTGTCCTCATTCGCTTGCTCATGCGCCTCGACCGATTTGATCGGATGTTTTGA
- a CDS encoding PP2C family serine/threonine-protein phosphatase has translation MIPRSTGLSDAGLLRSVNQDDYHIDPDGRFFIVADGMGGHAGGQEASQIATQAIYTYLDEHWHSDETCPALLEKAFLDANQAILQDQANHPERSDMGTTGVVVMFRQQQPWVAHVGDSRLYRMRGATLEQITEDHTWVARAMKAGELTSEQAKMHPWRHVLSQCLGRKDLRLIEIQPLDVQAGDRLLLCSDGLTEELSDQLIATHLKVTSLEKAADALVESAKDKGGRDNITVVLVAIEGGD, from the coding sequence ATGATTCCTCGCTCCACGGGCCTCTCTGATGCGGGACTTCTTCGTTCCGTCAACCAAGATGACTACCATATCGACCCTGATGGGCGATTTTTTATAGTTGCTGATGGCATGGGAGGACATGCAGGAGGCCAGGAGGCAAGCCAAATCGCCACTCAGGCTATCTACACCTATCTAGATGAGCATTGGCATTCCGACGAGACTTGCCCAGCGTTATTAGAAAAAGCCTTCTTGGATGCAAATCAGGCGATTTTACAAGATCAAGCGAATCATCCAGAACGCTCAGATATGGGCACGACAGGCGTTGTAGTGATGTTTCGCCAACAGCAGCCTTGGGTCGCTCATGTGGGGGACTCTCGCCTTTATCGAATGCGAGGGGCAACTCTAGAGCAAATCACTGAGGATCATACTTGGGTGGCACGGGCGATGAAAGCCGGGGAGCTGACTTCCGAACAAGCTAAAATGCACCCGTGGCGTCACGTATTGTCTCAGTGTCTGGGTCGTAAAGATTTGCGTCTGATTGAGATCCAACCGCTGGATGTGCAAGCAGGCGACAGACTGCTGCTGTGTAGCGATGGACTTACAGAAGAACTCTCGGATCAGTTGATTGCAACTCACCTCAAGGTTACTTCCTTGGAAAAGGCAGCCGACGCCCTTGTCGAGTCCGCTAAAGATAAAGGGGGCAGAGACAATATTACAGTGGTGCTGGTAGCGATTGAGGGGGGCGACTGA
- the psbZ gene encoding photosystem II reaction center protein PsbZ — translation MTILFQLVLGALVFLSFVMVIGVPVAYATPQNWDQSKRLLLLGSGVWIALVFLTGALSYLVV, via the coding sequence ATGACAATTTTATTTCAGTTGGTACTAGGTGCTTTAGTCTTTTTATCATTCGTCATGGTCATTGGGGTTCCAGTTGCCTATGCCACTCCTCAGAACTGGGATCAGTCTAAGCGCCTCCTTCTTTTAGGATCTGGAGTTTGGATTGCTCTGGTATTTCTGACAGGTGCCCTAAGCTATTTGGTAGTTTAA
- a CDS encoding DUF6825 family protein, whose translation MTNPVVHAFFVGRAVAEALNEQVENAVTNALSELGKFDAEQRESLRHFTSRVAERSNTQAETVMRGRTTTSIVPQGTQTTDLQATIDELRAEVARFRAELQRYRSSSV comes from the coding sequence ATGACAAATCCTGTAGTTCATGCCTTTTTTGTCGGCAGAGCGGTTGCAGAAGCTCTCAATGAACAGGTAGAAAACGCCGTCACCAATGCTCTCTCAGAACTCGGCAAATTTGATGCTGAACAACGAGAGTCTTTGCGGCACTTCACCTCACGAGTAGCCGAACGCTCTAACACCCAAGCTGAAACGGTGATGCGGGGGCGAACCACTACCAGCATTGTGCCTCAAGGCACCCAAACAACAGATTTGCAAGCGACGATTGATGAACTTCGGGCAGAAGTCGCTCGCTTTCGCGCCGAATTACAACGCTATCGCAGCAGCTCAGTATAA
- the serS gene encoding serine--tRNA ligase has translation MLDLKQIRENSEGVQERLNRRGIGQYDIQPILQRDQQQRELEAKRSQLQARGNEIGKLVGQKIKSGSDPNGSEIQALREEGNQIKNQIAELEPQERTLKAELEALLLSFPNLPSESTPIGKTEEENVEVRRWGDQYLPKNSEVLPHWEIGEQLGILNFERSAKVAQSRFVTLIGAGAALERALISFMLDRQIAAGYVEVIPPFLINSESLTATSQLPKFADESFKCAQDDLWLAPTAEVPVTNLYRDEILEASQLPIYHCAYTPCFRREAGSYGRDTRGLIRLHQFNKVELVKLVHPNDSPAEHESLVQNAEAILQALKLPYRVLELCTGDLGFGAAKCYDLEVWLPSAEKYREISSCSNFMDFQARRGSIRFKEAGKKGTQFVHTLNGSGLAIGRTMAAILENYQQPDGTIKIPEALQPYLGREVLGQK, from the coding sequence GTGCTAGACCTCAAGCAGATACGGGAAAATTCAGAAGGTGTACAAGAGCGCCTGAATCGTCGCGGGATCGGGCAATATGACATACAGCCGATTTTGCAGCGCGACCAGCAGCAACGAGAACTAGAAGCAAAGCGAAGTCAGCTCCAAGCTCGTGGGAACGAAATCGGCAAATTAGTTGGTCAAAAAATTAAATCGGGTAGCGATCCCAACGGCTCAGAAATCCAAGCATTGCGGGAAGAAGGCAACCAAATCAAAAACCAGATTGCCGAACTTGAACCCCAGGAAAGAACCCTGAAAGCCGAGTTAGAAGCGCTCTTGTTATCGTTTCCTAACTTACCCAGTGAGTCCACACCGATTGGTAAAACTGAAGAAGAGAATGTAGAAGTCCGCCGTTGGGGGGATCAATACTTACCTAAAAATTCCGAAGTTCTTCCCCACTGGGAAATCGGCGAACAACTAGGAATTCTCAACTTTGAGCGCTCTGCGAAAGTTGCACAAAGTCGTTTTGTCACACTAATTGGTGCTGGTGCTGCCTTAGAAAGAGCTTTAATTAGCTTCATGCTCGACCGGCAAATCGCGGCTGGATATGTAGAAGTCATTCCCCCCTTTCTGATCAACAGCGAATCGCTTACCGCCACAAGTCAGCTGCCCAAATTTGCCGACGAAAGCTTTAAATGTGCTCAAGATGATTTGTGGCTAGCTCCCACTGCTGAAGTGCCGGTGACGAATCTCTATCGGGATGAAATCTTAGAGGCGTCGCAGCTGCCTATCTATCACTGCGCCTATACTCCCTGTTTTCGTCGGGAAGCGGGTAGCTACGGACGAGATACGCGGGGGCTAATTCGACTGCACCAGTTTAATAAAGTCGAGTTGGTGAAACTTGTCCATCCCAACGATTCACCCGCAGAGCATGAATCGCTGGTACAAAATGCCGAGGCAATTTTACAGGCGTTGAAGTTGCCTTATCGCGTCCTTGAGTTATGCACTGGGGATTTAGGGTTTGGGGCAGCAAAGTGCTATGACCTAGAGGTATGGCTGCCGTCTGCTGAGAAATACCGCGAGATTTCTAGCTGCTCTAACTTCATGGATTTTCAGGCTCGACGCGGCAGCATTCGTTTCAAAGAAGCTGGAAAAAAAGGAACCCAATTTGTCCACACGTTGAATGGTTCCGGATTAGCAATCGGGCGCACAATGGCAGCGATTCTGGAGAACTATCAACAACCAGATGGCACCATCAAGATACCCGAAGCGCTGCAACCTTACCTAGGACGAGAAGTGCTAGGGCAAAAATGA
- a CDS encoding PadR family transcriptional regulator, giving the protein MKFEDIYQFFQDPPPTYLNKELAVCYVLSVLMSGESYGTELIGRLESEYPTYRLSDTVLYSALKFLEDQAAITGYWKKVEGRGRPRRMYQIRPECLEQAHDLARLWDEYTMRESQAI; this is encoded by the coding sequence ATGAAATTTGAGGATATTTATCAGTTTTTTCAAGACCCACCTCCCACTTATCTCAACAAGGAACTAGCGGTGTGTTATGTCCTTTCAGTTTTGATGAGTGGAGAATCCTATGGGACAGAACTCATCGGGCGACTAGAGAGTGAATATCCTACCTATCGGCTTTCTGATACCGTCTTATACAGCGCCTTAAAATTTCTGGAAGACCAAGCCGCTATCACGGGGTATTGGAAAAAAGTGGAAGGGAGAGGAAGACCTCGTCGAATGTATCAAATTCGCCCAGAGTGTCTGGAACAGGCTCATGACCTGGCTCGCCTTTGGGATGAATACACAATGAGAGAATCTCAAGCCATCTGA
- a CDS encoding serine/threonine-protein kinase encodes MNLTAGAVLKNGKYVLDAPLGQGIFGITYRATHTQSGKAVVIKTLNDSLRTHPDFERFGQQFLTQARRLARCKHPHLVRVLDLFEESRRCFIVMEFIPGQTLAESLPAGQILPEAQALGYIRQIGSALTVIHKTGLLHRDVKPQNIIRHQGTDDVVLIDVGFCAELTAGVTQTQASLLNPGYAPIEQYFSQEKLTPATDVYALAASLYCLLTGQPPVPAPLRDRIPLPNLREIQPKLSPTAIAAILCGLEIKAEKRPQKVEDWLSLLPASKAPQAPRATQTARRPVIPKSQPAPQKPQPASNTKPKISLASGVNWNLSQDVKRPGKTRPYKTQLAKVSAAPKKLKTAIRANFPIAFAKLKISLESFKIPEAMNRVSTKLGSSANLPSLQNLKFPKLTLGRGLMMTAAIATCTGAGFGLAVRLNGAMGPGSSILHTEQSFPPRDDWPISDTPDPMSNANLLSPPAAVVAPVPPSSGTLPKPKL; translated from the coding sequence ATGAACTTAACGGCTGGAGCAGTCCTGAAGAACGGCAAATACGTCCTCGACGCCCCACTGGGTCAAGGTATCTTTGGGATCACCTACCGGGCGACTCATACTCAGTCGGGGAAAGCGGTCGTCATCAAAACCCTCAACGACAGTCTGCGGACTCATCCTGATTTTGAGCGGTTTGGGCAGCAATTTCTCACCCAGGCACGTCGCCTTGCTCGCTGCAAGCATCCTCACCTGGTTCGGGTTCTCGACTTGTTTGAGGAATCCCGGCGATGTTTCATCGTCATGGAGTTCATACCGGGGCAGACGCTGGCTGAATCGCTGCCAGCGGGTCAGATTTTGCCAGAAGCCCAAGCCCTTGGCTATATTCGTCAAATTGGCAGTGCCTTAACGGTTATCCACAAGACAGGGTTACTGCACCGAGATGTCAAACCCCAAAACATCATCCGGCATCAAGGAACTGATGATGTTGTGCTGATTGACGTTGGTTTTTGTGCTGAATTGACGGCGGGAGTGACGCAAACCCAAGCCAGTTTACTAAATCCCGGATATGCGCCAATCGAACAATATTTTTCCCAGGAAAAACTCACCCCAGCGACAGATGTCTATGCTTTAGCAGCAAGTTTGTATTGCTTGCTGACAGGTCAACCGCCGGTTCCGGCACCGCTACGAGATCGCATCCCTCTGCCAAATTTACGGGAAATTCAACCCAAACTCAGCCCGACTGCGATCGCTGCGATTTTGTGTGGCTTAGAAATCAAAGCCGAGAAGCGTCCCCAAAAAGTAGAAGATTGGCTCTCCCTGTTGCCAGCTAGTAAGGCTCCACAGGCTCCCCGCGCGACCCAAACGGCTCGTCGCCCTGTAATCCCCAAATCTCAGCCTGCCCCCCAAAAGCCGCAACCAGCCAGCAACACGAAACCGAAGATATCGCTTGCTAGCGGAGTGAACTGGAATCTTAGTCAGGATGTGAAGCGACCGGGCAAAACCCGCCCCTACAAAACTCAGCTAGCCAAAGTGAGTGCTGCCCCGAAAAAACTCAAAACAGCGATACGAGCAAACTTCCCGATTGCCTTTGCCAAACTGAAAATCTCGCTAGAGAGTTTCAAGATTCCAGAGGCGATGAATCGCGTCTCTACAAAGCTTGGCTCGTCAGCGAACCTTCCTAGCTTACAAAACTTAAAGTTTCCCAAACTGACACTAGGCAGAGGGTTGATGATGACCGCTGCGATCGCTACCTGTACGGGTGCTGGATTCGGCTTGGCAGTTCGCTTGAACGGAGCAATGGGACCGGGATCTTCTATCCTGCATACCGAACAATCCTTTCCACCCCGCGACGACTGGCCCATCTCAGACACCCCCGATCCCATGTCCAACGCTAACCTGCTATCACCCCCCGCTGCTGTTGTCGCACCCGTACCACCTTCCTCAGGTACACTGCCAAAGCCTAAGCTGTAA
- a CDS encoding cofactor assembly of complex C subunit B, whose translation MNTTILSSTFLLTLLLAVGLFFFIRASAKDRTQQVKLIAEQPEESILIQLQQYFDRRAYRIAAVDAKQNQVTFQGFVRPSWFLAIFLSLLAFCGFLCLALVLAILFPQFAKIFLGLVLLSPAAGVFYWKKAGRSEQVSLKVETFAGVEKETRSLITVIAHRDELAQLQQELQLKPCE comes from the coding sequence GTGAATACGACAATTCTCTCTTCAACATTTCTGCTAACACTGTTGTTAGCAGTCGGTCTATTTTTCTTTATCCGAGCCTCCGCTAAAGATCGAACGCAACAAGTGAAACTGATTGCGGAGCAACCAGAAGAATCAATCTTAATTCAATTGCAACAATATTTCGATCGGCGTGCTTACCGGATTGCGGCGGTGGATGCAAAGCAAAATCAAGTTACATTTCAAGGCTTTGTCCGCCCCAGCTGGTTTTTGGCAATTTTTCTGAGCTTGTTAGCTTTTTGTGGCTTTCTTTGTTTGGCGCTGGTTTTAGCAATCCTATTTCCCCAATTCGCTAAAATTTTTCTAGGTTTGGTTCTCCTTTCACCAGCCGCTGGCGTTTTTTACTGGAAAAAAGCTGGACGCAGCGAACAAGTTTCCCTGAAGGTGGAAACATTTGCAGGTGTCGAAAAAGAGACCAGAAGTTTAATAACTGTCATCGCCCATCGTGATGAATTGGCTCAATTGCAACAGGAACTGCAATTAAAGCCTTGCGAATGA
- a CDS encoding CBS domain-containing protein, producing MNVILCHTTADFDTLGAAVGLTRLQPGSRVVLTGGCHPAVRDFLALHRDEYALIERRAVNPEQIRSIAVVDTQKRDRVGKASEWLDLPDLWEVVVYDHHPDGDGDIPATRTQVEPVGATTTLIAEQLQQEGIQLTPSEATVMALGIHVDTGSLTYEGATARDAIALAWLMEQGASLRLIADYIEPGLSPQLQELLTEALDHLQRATTCGYTVSWVLLKTSDYVPGLSTLATRLLDLGESDALLLATAYPVGDGGEERFTVIGRSRIEGTNLNELFQPLGGGGHSQAASVTLRGVDSQATLEQLVSQLKHQIPQPLKARELMSSPVRTIRPDTTIEQAQRILLRYGHSGLSVVSSEDQLVGIVSRRDIDLALHHGFSHAPVKGYMANNLKTITPDTSLPEIESIMVTYDIGRLPVLQDGQLVGMVTRTDVLRQLHQGRGNGGYVTDDERKNPLPNSRLSIPNAHQTLTDILRDRLAPPLWEFLTRASQQAEQRGWHLYLVGGGVRDLLLANLHETLMLSDIDLVVDGFHRSADVGAGVELAKALQQTYPNARLEVHGQFQTAALLWHNDPVLDSLWVDIATARTEFYPYPAANPEVEASSIRQDLYRRDFTINALAMRLTPPRAGELLDFFGGMLDLRSRQIRVLHANSFIEDPTRIYRAVRFAVRLGFQIEPQTEGYIRYALESGIYERSLSENSKAPALQTRLKAELKYILQAPYWKPALQLLADLGALRCLHPTLELDEPLWKQVRLLDRCLRRFDPQKTLDHWQMRLEILIAYLAGEYRAKVAINLQLPTDSIERLDQLDRDRADVVKFLPECHRPSQIVVLLRRYELPTLILIAVKNSRLIRRLIWRYLTIWANIQPILNGNDLKALGYKPGREFKPMLDRLLAATLDGEIRDRADAEKFLAEYYPL from the coding sequence ATGAATGTGATTTTGTGCCATACAACAGCGGACTTTGACACCTTGGGTGCAGCGGTGGGGCTAACCCGTCTCCAGCCGGGATCTAGGGTCGTGCTGACCGGCGGTTGCCATCCAGCGGTGCGGGATTTTTTGGCGTTGCACCGAGATGAGTATGCGCTGATTGAGCGTCGCGCTGTGAACCCAGAGCAGATTCGGTCGATTGCCGTTGTGGATACTCAAAAACGCGATCGCGTGGGAAAGGCGTCTGAATGGCTGGATTTACCGGATTTATGGGAAGTTGTCGTCTACGACCATCACCCAGACGGGGACGGAGATATTCCCGCTACCCGCACCCAAGTTGAGCCTGTCGGAGCAACTACGACTCTGATTGCCGAACAACTCCAGCAAGAAGGCATCCAGTTGACACCTTCTGAGGCAACCGTGATGGCGTTGGGAATTCATGTGGATACAGGATCGTTAACTTATGAAGGGGCGACGGCAAGAGATGCGATCGCGTTGGCTTGGTTAATGGAACAGGGGGCAAGCTTGCGCTTAATTGCCGATTATATTGAGCCGGGTTTATCGCCTCAATTGCAGGAACTCTTGACAGAAGCGCTGGACCATTTACAAAGAGCGACAACGTGCGGCTATACCGTTTCTTGGGTGCTGCTCAAAACCTCTGACTACGTTCCCGGCTTGTCAACGCTTGCGACTCGACTTCTGGATCTGGGCGAAAGCGATGCTTTGCTACTCGCTACGGCGTATCCAGTGGGGGATGGAGGTGAAGAGCGATTTACGGTCATTGGGCGATCGCGCATTGAAGGCACCAATCTCAATGAATTATTTCAACCGCTGGGTGGCGGGGGGCATTCCCAGGCAGCGTCGGTGACACTTCGCGGCGTCGATTCCCAGGCAACCCTGGAGCAGCTCGTCAGTCAGCTAAAACATCAAATTCCCCAGCCGCTGAAAGCTCGGGAACTGATGTCATCGCCAGTGCGAACAATTCGCCCGGACACGACTATTGAGCAAGCCCAGAGAATTTTATTACGTTATGGGCATTCTGGTCTTTCGGTCGTGAGTTCCGAAGACCAACTGGTGGGGATTGTTTCCCGGCGGGATATCGATCTGGCATTGCATCATGGCTTTAGTCATGCGCCGGTAAAAGGCTACATGGCTAACAATCTAAAGACGATTACCCCGGATACGTCCTTGCCAGAGATTGAATCGATTATGGTGACTTACGATATCGGGCGGTTGCCAGTATTGCAAGATGGGCAACTTGTCGGAATGGTGACGCGCACCGATGTCTTACGGCAGCTGCATCAGGGAAGAGGGAATGGAGGATATGTTACAGATGACGAGAGAAAAAATCCCCTTCCCAATTCCCGATTATCAATTCCAAATGCTCATCAAACCCTAACCGATATTTTGCGCGATCGCCTTGCTCCTCCCTTGTGGGAATTCCTCACTAGAGCCTCCCAGCAGGCAGAACAACGCGGCTGGCATCTCTATTTGGTCGGCGGAGGGGTGCGGGATTTACTGCTCGCCAATCTCCATGAAACCTTGATGCTTTCAGATATTGACTTGGTAGTAGATGGCTTTCACCGTTCGGCGGATGTCGGTGCTGGAGTAGAACTGGCGAAAGCACTTCAACAAACCTATCCAAATGCTCGTCTGGAAGTTCACGGTCAATTTCAAACAGCCGCGCTACTGTGGCACAATGACCCAGTTTTAGACTCTCTTTGGGTAGATATTGCGACGGCTCGAACTGAGTTTTATCCTTACCCAGCGGCGAATCCAGAAGTCGAAGCAAGTTCGATTCGCCAAGATTTGTATCGGCGAGATTTCACTATTAACGCCTTGGCGATGCGACTGACGCCACCCCGCGCGGGTGAATTATTAGATTTCTTTGGCGGAATGCTAGATTTGCGATCGCGCCAAATCCGCGTCCTCCATGCCAATAGCTTTATCGAAGATCCGACGCGCATTTATCGCGCCGTGCGGTTTGCAGTGCGCCTGGGATTTCAGATTGAGCCACAGACGGAAGGATATATCCGCTATGCGCTAGAGAGTGGAATTTACGAGCGATCGCTCTCTGAAAATAGCAAAGCCCCAGCGCTACAAACACGGCTGAAAGCAGAACTCAAATACATCCTCCAAGCGCCCTACTGGAAACCCGCGTTGCAGTTACTTGCCGATCTGGGGGCGTTGCGGTGCCTCCATCCCACGCTAGAGTTAGATGAGCCATTATGGAAGCAGGTGCGTTTACTAGATCGGTGTCTGCGCCGATTTGATCCTCAGAAAACCCTCGATCATTGGCAGATGCGGCTAGAAATTTTAATTGCCTACCTCGCTGGCGAATATCGCGCGAAAGTGGCAATCAATCTTCAATTACCGACAGACAGTATCGAACGATTAGATCAACTCGATCGGGATCGAGCGGATGTGGTGAAATTTTTGCCCGAATGTCACCGACCGAGTCAAATTGTCGTGTTGCTGAGACGGTACGAATTGCCTACGTTGATTTTGATTGCTGTCAAAAATTCGCGTCTGATTCGGCGGCTAATTTGGCGATATCTCACTATCTGGGCGAATATTCAACCGATATTAAACGGCAATGATTTGAAAGCCCTCGGCTACAAACCGGGGCGTGAATTCAAACCCATGTTAGATCGTCTGTTGGCAGCAACGCTGGATGGAGAAATCCGCGATCGCGCTGATGCTGAAAAATTTTTGGCAGAGTATTATCCACTTTGA